In Luteitalea sp. TBR-22, one genomic interval encodes:
- a CDS encoding PQQ-binding-like beta-propeller repeat protein, with protein MHVAKLMAVLVVAGGMTGLASDFLTEGVDSARTGWVRDERVFTPANVGTTTLLWTLKLPSKPRAMHNLFAPLVAEKVSTADGERELAVVTGVSDDLWGIDVATGREIWHRKFDSTLTSEGRTDDTLCPGGLTAVPVMARTAPGRYTIYVVSWDGRLRQINLADGEDAAPPELFIPGGGKPYALNLHDGVVYTATAQGCGGLTNAFYSFNLGTKVVSAFIPAGGGLWGRRGASIDAQGRVFLGTGDAMFDPLNRRLGNGIVGVKLDMVGNLQLADYFGAPNANWLWRRDLDVNTTPMAIDHGGRRFLVGTSKECRLWLLDRDALGGEDHRTTLHTTPLICNDQQAFDAQGIWGALGGWKDSAGTQWVLAPFWGPVSKGFKAPIEHARPKGGGVAAFTLRQRPEGWRLVPAWISRDMDLAEEVVIANGIVFAYAGGEDASQVMPEKGWDEPGGPVYGGGLSSGPVRRIAGSRRAALYALDGRTGKELWSSGDTITSWNHFSGLTVANGKAYVATFDGTLYCFGIPRKEAK; from the coding sequence ATGCACGTGGCGAAGCTGATGGCGGTGCTGGTGGTGGCCGGGGGCATGACGGGGCTGGCCTCCGACTTCCTCACCGAGGGCGTCGATTCCGCGCGGACGGGCTGGGTGCGCGACGAACGCGTCTTCACGCCGGCCAACGTCGGCACGACGACGCTGCTCTGGACGCTGAAGCTGCCGAGCAAGCCGCGCGCGATGCACAACCTCTTCGCGCCGCTCGTCGCCGAGAAGGTCTCCACCGCCGACGGCGAGCGTGAACTGGCCGTCGTCACCGGCGTGTCCGACGATCTCTGGGGCATCGACGTCGCGACCGGCCGCGAGATCTGGCACCGCAAGTTCGACAGCACGCTCACCAGCGAGGGCCGTACCGACGACACGCTCTGCCCGGGGGGCCTGACGGCCGTGCCGGTGATGGCGCGCACCGCGCCGGGCCGGTACACCATCTACGTGGTGTCGTGGGACGGGCGTCTCCGCCAGATCAACCTCGCCGACGGCGAGGACGCCGCGCCCCCCGAGCTGTTCATCCCCGGCGGCGGCAAGCCGTACGCCCTCAACCTCCACGATGGCGTGGTCTACACCGCCACCGCGCAGGGGTGTGGCGGCCTCACCAATGCCTTCTACTCCTTCAACCTGGGCACGAAGGTCGTGAGCGCGTTCATCCCGGCGGGCGGCGGCCTGTGGGGACGACGAGGCGCCTCGATCGACGCGCAGGGCCGGGTGTTCCTGGGCACCGGCGACGCGATGTTCGATCCGCTGAACCGTCGGCTCGGCAACGGCATCGTCGGCGTCAAGCTCGACATGGTCGGCAACCTGCAGCTGGCCGACTACTTCGGCGCGCCCAATGCCAACTGGCTGTGGCGCCGCGACCTCGACGTCAACACGACACCGATGGCCATCGACCACGGCGGGCGCCGGTTCCTCGTCGGCACCAGCAAGGAGTGCCGGCTGTGGCTGCTCGATCGTGACGCGCTCGGCGGCGAGGACCACCGCACCACGCTGCACACCACGCCGCTGATCTGCAACGACCAGCAGGCCTTCGATGCGCAGGGCATCTGGGGCGCGCTCGGCGGCTGGAAGGACAGCGCGGGCACGCAATGGGTGCTCGCGCCGTTCTGGGGTCCGGTGAGCAAGGGCTTCAAGGCGCCGATCGAGCATGCTCGTCCCAAGGGCGGCGGCGTGGCGGCGTTCACGCTGCGGCAGCGACCCGAGGGATGGCGGCTGGTGCCGGCGTGGATCTCCCGCGACATGGACCTGGCCGAGGAGGTCGTCATCGCCAACGGCATCGTGTTCGCCTACGCAGGTGGCGAGGACGCCTCGCAGGTGATGCCCGAGAAAGGCTGGGATGAACCCGGCGGCCCGGTGTACGGCGGCGGCCTGAGCTCTGGACCGGTCCGACGCATTGCCGGTTCGCGACGCGCCGCCCTGTACGCCCTCGACGGCCGCACCGGCAAGGAACTCTGGTCGAGCGGCGACACCATCACGTCGTGGAACCACTTCAGTGGGCTCACCGTGGCCAACGGCAAGGCCTACGTCGCGACCTTCGACGGCACGCTGTACTGCTTCGGCATCCCGCGCAAGGAGGCGAAGTGA
- a CDS encoding twin-arginine translocation signal domain-containing protein has protein sequence MACSRRRFFRTVGAGAAGMTLGSARKGLPAWPRYTTAKGETLAPSASRA, from the coding sequence ATGGCTTGCAGTCGTCGCCGCTTCTTCAGGACGGTGGGTGCCGGCGCTGCCGGCATGACGCTCGGATCGGCACGCAAGGGCCTGCCGGCGTGGCCGCGCTACACCACCGCGAAAGGCGAGACGCTCGCCCCCAGCGCAAGCCGGGCGTAG
- a CDS encoding PQQ-like beta-propeller repeat protein: MRPARWTFTALACLAAGSVGLAQVGRGGTRWFAPLADAQRTSWIRVDQKITPETMSAPGFRLQWTKAPGAEHGARGPLLQGVTASGVTLFVPMSVVTGAGDRVYALDNDIAHVVWQRALDVEDRASLPSCAGAITSAATRIVPLDGSATADPLARPPAPPGVGYRSLIGRPGEGNPMDSVRRQSQAARPATPAPTPAPAAGAPAAPGAASAAATTAAAPARSPGDIPGAPRSATPVRGLAVPSGVVYVVGRDGRLRVLGLASGKDLQKPATFLPRGARFTAPVGVDTRLYVATTGGCGGTADGVWSIDLDSEAKPVVSWKTNGGPVVGAVAFTADGTLLAAVGSGTAIGDGKANAIVALDPQTLAVKDWFTRPDADFVTGPTVIRVGTRDVVAAATRDGRVVVLDAGALGGADHATPLATSAPVAGAGGMVRRDAIAAWRQADGGDAFVLVPVDGPIAAGLASPNSPAGPGALVSLRLRAAADTVAVEPAWASRSLPAPATPLVVNGVVFALGAGRPAAGARPASGAVLQAYDGVTGKRLFTSGAAMTSPASPGSLWSGLGQVFVGTADGTIHAFGFDDERWALPRRR; encoded by the coding sequence ATGCGCCCGGCTCGCTGGACGTTCACCGCACTGGCCTGCCTGGCGGCGGGCAGCGTCGGCCTCGCGCAGGTCGGCCGCGGCGGCACGCGCTGGTTCGCGCCGCTGGCCGATGCGCAGCGCACGTCGTGGATCCGCGTCGACCAGAAGATCACGCCGGAGACGATGTCGGCGCCCGGCTTCCGCCTGCAGTGGACCAAGGCGCCGGGGGCCGAGCACGGCGCCCGCGGTCCGCTCCTGCAGGGTGTGACGGCCAGCGGTGTGACGCTCTTCGTGCCGATGTCGGTGGTGACCGGCGCGGGCGATCGCGTGTACGCGCTCGACAACGACATCGCCCATGTCGTCTGGCAGCGTGCGCTCGACGTGGAGGACAGGGCCAGCCTGCCGTCGTGCGCCGGCGCCATCACCTCCGCCGCCACCCGCATCGTCCCCCTCGACGGCTCGGCGACCGCCGACCCTCTCGCACGACCGCCGGCCCCGCCGGGGGTCGGCTACCGCAGCCTGATCGGCAGGCCGGGCGAGGGCAACCCGATGGACAGCGTGCGTCGGCAGTCGCAGGCAGCGCGTCCGGCGACGCCGGCCCCGACGCCCGCGCCGGCAGCAGGGGCACCCGCCGCGCCCGGCGCCGCGAGCGCAGCAGCCACGACCGCTGCCGCACCGGCCCGGTCGCCGGGCGACATCCCCGGGGCGCCCCGCAGCGCGACGCCAGTACGCGGCCTCGCCGTCCCTTCAGGAGTCGTCTACGTGGTCGGGCGCGACGGCCGACTGCGCGTGCTCGGCCTGGCGTCGGGCAAGGACCTGCAGAAGCCGGCGACGTTCCTGCCGCGTGGCGCACGGTTTACCGCGCCGGTCGGCGTCGACACCCGACTCTACGTGGCCACCACCGGCGGATGCGGCGGCACCGCCGACGGCGTGTGGTCGATCGACCTCGACAGCGAGGCCAAGCCTGTCGTGTCGTGGAAGACCAACGGCGGCCCGGTGGTCGGCGCCGTCGCCTTCACGGCCGACGGCACGTTGCTGGCCGCCGTCGGCTCCGGAACCGCGATTGGCGACGGCAAGGCCAACGCGATCGTCGCGCTCGACCCGCAGACCCTCGCCGTGAAGGACTGGTTCACGCGCCCCGACGCCGACTTCGTGACCGGCCCGACCGTGATTCGCGTCGGCACGCGCGACGTCGTCGCCGCGGCGACCCGCGATGGCCGCGTGGTCGTCCTGGATGCCGGCGCCCTCGGCGGCGCGGATCACGCAACGCCGTTGGCGACGTCGGCACCCGTGGCGGGAGCCGGCGGCATGGTGCGCCGGGATGCGATCGCCGCGTGGCGGCAGGCCGATGGCGGCGACGCGTTCGTGCTGGTGCCGGTGGATGGGCCGATCGCCGCCGGGTTGGCGTCGCCCAACAGTCCTGCCGGGCCGGGCGCGCTGGTCTCGCTGCGCCTGCGCGCGGCCGCCGACACGGTCGCCGTCGAGCCGGCCTGGGCGTCGAGGTCACTGCCCGCGCCCGCGACACCACTGGTCGTCAACGGCGTCGTCTTCGCGCTCGGCGCAGGGAGGCCCGCTGCCGGCGCCCGCCCGGCGTCAGGAGCCGTGCTTCAGGCCTACGACGGCGTCACGGGTAAGCGGTTGTTCACGAGCGGCGCGGCGATGACCTCGCCCGCCTCGCCCGGCAGCCTGTGGAGCGGTCTGGGGCAGGTCTTCGTCGGCACCGCCGACGGCACCATCCACGCGTTCGGCTTCGACGACGAGCGCTGGGCTCTTCCACGCAGGAGGTAG